The DNA sequence AATTAAATTTTATTTGCCAACTTACGGCATTTGAATATTTTTACAACCTAATCTTTCATAAATGCCCCAGGAAACGGAAAACCTAAAGCCCTATATTGCTGCCGAAACCCGTATTGCCGAGTTGACGGTTAAAGCCGTCCTCATCGGCGCCCTATTCGGCATTATCTTCGGGGCTTCCACAGTGTACCTGGCCCTGAAAGCCGGCCTGACCGTAACAGCTTCCATTCCCATTGCCGTGCTGGCCATTTCGCTGGGCAAAAAGATCTTCCGGACCACCATCCTGGAAAACAATATCATTCAAACCACTGGTTCTGCCGGAGAATCAATAGCTGCCGGCGTGGTATTCACCCTGCCGGGATTCCTTTTTTTAACGGCAGGAACAGGCGGCGAAAGCATCGGGAGCCAGTATTTCGCGTACTGGACAATTTTCTCCCTGGCGGCGCTTGGCGGCGTATTGGGCACCCTGATGATGATCCCCCTGCGCCGCTCCCTGATCGTCAGGGAACATCATGCACTTCCCTACCCGGAAGGAACGGCCTGCGCCTCGGTATTGATCGCCGGTGAAAAAGGCGGAGAATTCGCCCGCACCGCCTACCTGGGACTGGGAGTTGCCACTCTTTATGCCATTCTGCAAAAGATTTTCCAGGTAATTGCCGCAACGCCGGGCCTGGTCAGCCGCCAAACCAGTAAATTTTTCCCTTCCGCTACGCTGAATGCCGACATTACACCGGAATACCTGGGAGTAGGCTATATCATCGGACCCAGGATCGCGGGCGTTCTGGTGGCCGGCGGGGTTCTCGCCTGGCTGGGCCTGATCCCGCTTCTGGCCTCCGTGATGCCTATGGAAACGATCGCCGCCCAGCTGGTAAAGCTTGGCTATCTTTCAGATATCGCCACGCCGGGCGGAGCGGGAGGCTGGGATCCGCAAACCCGGACCTTTGCCGACACTCCCGGGGCCATTTACACGGCCTACATCCGGCAGATAGGCGCCGGGGCGGTTGCCGCGGGAGGATTCATGACATTACTTAAAACCATTCCCACTATTATCAGCTCGTTCAGGGAAAGCCTTGGTTCCATTCGTGCCGGGGATACGGAAGGGAAAAAACGTACCCAGGATGATCTTTCCTTCAAAATAGTCATTTTCGGATCGCTGGCGCTGGTCGTCCTGATCATGCTGCTGCCCCAGATACCGGGCGGCACGTGGTATAACAAACTGCTGCTGGCCTTTCTCATCGTCGTATTCGGCTTCTTCTTCGTCACCGTTTCCAGCCGCATCGTGGGCTTGATCGGCACCAGTTCCAACCCGGTATCCGGCATGACCATTGCCACCCTGATGGGAACCTGCCTGATCTTTATCGCATTTGGCCTTACCGGAAGCGCCTTTGAACCTATGGTGCTGGTAGTCGGCAGCATGATCTGTATTGCCGCGGCGAATGCGGGAAATACTTCCCAGGATCTGAAAACAGGATATATCCTGGGCGCGACTCCTAAGTTCCAGCAAATCGCGTTGTTTATCGGGGTACTTGTTTCGTCCGTAGCTGTTGGGGTGACCATCAATATTCTTGACCAGCCCACACCGGATATGGCGGCAGCAGGCATTCAGCATGCGATCGGAACTACCGAATATCCCGCTCCCCAGGGCACCCTGATGGCGACCCTCATCAGGGGCCTGCTTTCGTTTAACCTGGATTGGCAATTTGTGCTGGTAGGCGTTTTCCTGGCGCTGACCATTGAACTTTGCGGGGTCAGCTCGCTGTCTTTTGCCGTAGGCGCTTACCTTCCCCTGTCCACTACCCTGCCGATCTTTGCGGGAGGGGCGGTGAGGGCGCTGGTGAATTTACGGACAAGGAATAAAAAGCAAAGCCTGGCGGAAGAGGAATTAGGCAAAGGAAACCTCTTTGCAACCGGGCTGGTAGCAGGCGGAGCCCTTGCCGGCGTACTCATTGCTTTGCTTAGTTCTTCCGATGCGGTTTATATTTGGCTTGAAAACACGGGCCAGGCCGTTTCCTCGCGCCTTAGTGAATTCTTCGGCAATGGAGGATACCAGTTATTAGGCGTAGCGTTCTTTGCCCTCATGGCAGGGATCCTGTATAAAACGGGTGTCCGGAAACAAGAGGTTGATCTAAAAAAATAAGTAGTAATGAAAAGGTACCTGTTAGGATTCGATATAGGCAGTTCGTCCATAAAAGCAGCTTTAGTGGATGCGGAGACGGGAAAGACTGCAGCCCATGCATTTTCGCCGGAAACGGAAATGCCCATCAGCAGCCCCCGCCCCGGCTGGGCCGAACAACACCCGGAAAGCTGGTGGCAGGAAGTTATCAGCGTAAGCGGCAAGCTGAGAAGGCAGCTGGATTTTAAGCCGGAAGAAATAGCGGCGATCGGAATTTCTTACCAGATGCACGGCCTGGTGCTTGTTGATAAAGATCAGCAGGTTTTGCGTCCTTCTATCATTTGGTGCGACAGCAGGGCAGTAGCAGCAGGAAACCAGGCTTTCGGAGACCTGGGAAAAAAGTTCTGCCTGGAGCATTTCCTTAATTCCCCGGGGAACTTCACGGCTTCCAAACTGAAATGGGTACGGGAAAATGAGCCCCTGGTGTATGAAAAAACGGACAAGTTCATGCTTCCCGGTGATTTCATTGCCATGAAAATGTCCGGCGAAGCCTGTACCACTTATTCTGGCCTTTCTGAAGGCATTCTCTGGGACTTCCTGGAAGAAAAACCCGCTCAATCTCTGCTCGATCATTATGGCATCGATGCCCGCCTGATCGCTACTCCCAAACCAACGTTTTCCATACAGGGGCACTTGCAGGAAGGACCTGCAGAACTCCTTGGCCTGAAAGCAGGCATTCCCATCGCCTACCGTGCGGGCGATCAGCCAAACAATGCATTCTCCCTGAACGTACTGGAACCCGGGGAAGTCGCCGCTACGGCCGGAACTTCCGGGGTAGTTTACAGCATCAGTGACAAAAACGTCCATGATAAACAGTCCCGTGTAAATCCTTTCGCCCATGTAAACCATACGCCGGCGCATAAACGTCTGGGTATCCTTTTATGTATAAACGGTACCGGTATTCTAAATTCATGGGTTCGGAAGAATTTCGGCAGCGATCTTAGTTACGAGGAAATGAACCTGCTGGCTTCCCGGGTTCCGCCGGGAGCGGATGGCGTCAGTATTCTGCCCTTTGGCAACGGCGCCGAACGAATGCTTGAAAACCGCTATACCGGCTCCGTGATCAGCGGGCTCGATTTTAATAATCACGAGCGCGGCCACGTTTTCCGGGCCGCCCAGGAAGGCATTGCCTTCGCTTTCCGATACGGCATGGAACTCATGCAGCAATTGGGCACGGATACCCGCGTGATCCGCGCCGGCAACGCCAATATGTTCCTCAGCCCCGTGTTCCGGGAAACACTTTCCAGCCTCACCGGCGCTACGATTGAATTATATGACACGGACGGCGCCGCAGGCGCTGCCAGGGGCGCCGGTGTAGGCGCAGGAATTTACTCATCTCCTTCCGAAGCCGGCCGGTACCTTCAGCGCATTAACCTCGTAGCGCCGCAGCAATCACAGGCCGGGGCGCTGGAAGAAGCTTACCAGGCATGGAAATTACAATTGCTGGAAAAACTGCAGGCATAAGCAAGACATACAGCGGCCGGATCTTAGGAAAGTAAATTGTTAACAAGAATGAACGGAACTTTCAGGGCATTTGCCCTTATATTTCTTTATATGGGCAGCTCCTGCAGCCAGGCGCAGCAAACCAAACAGGATTATACGCAATACGTAAATACCTTCATTGGAACAGCTCCTCTTACCGATCCTGATTTCATAGGTTATACGCCCCCCGAAGGCTGGCGGGTTTGGGCGGGCCTTACCTACCCCGGCTCTTCCCTGCCCAACGCCATGGTGCAGCTGAGCCCCGTTACCGAATACGGGACAGGCGCAGGCTACCAGTATGAGGACGGAGAGATAATTGGCTTTACCCATACAAACAAGGGCCACTGGAACCTGTGCAATATTCCTATTCTTCCCCTTTCCGGCGATGCCCGCTTTCCTTATGCATCCTCCTTTAGTCATGACCAGGAAAGGGCATCCCCTGCATACTATGAAGTATTCCTGGAAGACTATAAGGTGAACGCAAGGCTCAGTTCCACGCTACGCTGCGGCATACATGAATATACCTGGGAAGACCCTGCCGCCGGCCGCCGGATCCTCTTCGACCTGGGTAAGGCGAACAACCGCGTATCAGACTGGGAAATAAATACGGTTTCAGCTAACGAGCTGGAGGGCTTCCAGCGCGTAGGCAATGATAAGATCCATTTTTATGTAAGGCTGAGCCAGCCTGTGGAAGACCTGGAAGTGGTCCGCATGGGTGAACGGGACGGTTATGCCATCGTAAAGCTGGCCGGCGGCGGGAAAGCGGCCGGTGAGGAAAACCAAGATACAGAAGACCCAGGTACGGAAGGCCCGGTTGAAGAAGCGGCAGGTGAGGAAACTGCTAATGAGAAAGACCTGGCCGGTAAAGAAGGATCCGGCGCGCAGAATGGGCCCGTTCTGCTAAAGATCGGCCTGTCCTATGTCAGCGCAGTCAATGCCGCCGAAAACCTCCGGGAAGAAATAGGATCGAAATCCTTTGAGGATATCCACAGCGAAGGCAGGGAGGCCTGGAATGCCCTGCTTTTGAAAATAGCTATAAAAGGAGGGACTGAAAAGCAGAAAGAGCTTTTTTACAGCTCGCTGTACCGATCATTTCTCTGGCCGGCCCTTAGAAGTGATATAAACGGGCAGTTCCGGGACGTAAAGGGAAAGGTACAACAGGAAGACTTTAATTATTATACCAACCCTTCGTTCTGGGATACCTACCGGAACAAGCTGGTATTGCTCAGTATTGTTTCGCCCCGCGTCACGGAAGACGTGATCAAATCACTCATTGACAAAGGTGAAAAAACCGGCTTTATCCCTACCTTTTTCCACGGAGATCATGCCGCAGCTTTCATTGCAGGCACTTACCTGCGCGGGTCCCGTGGCTTTGACGCGGAAAAGGCCTTCGGCCTGCTGCTGAATAACGCTTATAAGGAAGGCGGGAGCAGGCCTTATATCAGCGAGTATATAGAAAAGGGGTATATTTCGGACCCTGACGTGGAACATCCGCATGTAGAAACCAAAGGGAAGGCAGGTGTGAGCAAAACCCTGGAATATGCCTACGACGATTATTCCCTTGCCCTCCTGGCAGCGGCGCTGGACGATACCCTTCATTACCGGGAACTGATGGATCGCTCCGGGAATTACCGGAATGTATTCGATACAAGGGTCAATTTTATGAGAGGAAAGCTGGAGAACGGTGCGTGGATCCAGCCGTTCAACCCGGAATATCCTTATTACGAATATATGTACCGGGAAGCCAGCGCCTGGCAGGTATCCTTTTACGTACCCCATGACATGCCCGGCCTGATTGAATTATACGGCGGCAAGGAGGCATTTGAAGCTAAACTGGATTCCCTCTTCACACTTCCCTGGAACCCTGACTACATTGCGCGCAACGTTTCCAGCTTCCTGGGCCAGTACAGCCAGGGTAATCAGCCGGATCATGAAGCTCCCTTTGCCTATTATTTCATCGGGAAGCCCGCGAAATCCCAGAGAGTGATTGATACGCTCCTTGAAAATTACTATGGGGTCGGGGAAGAAGAGCTTGCCCTGCCCGGCATGGACGACGCGGGAGAAATGTCCTCCTGGTATGTGTTCGCTTCCCTGGGCCTCTACCCCTACTCCCCCGCTGATCCCGAATACCTTGTATCCGTGCCGGTGTTCGATGAAGTAGCATGGAAACTTGAGAACGGAAAATCAGTAATCATCCGCAAAAGCGGGAAAAGCAGGAAGATGAGCCGGATCCTGGTGAATGGAAAAGAAAACGAGGGGTATTTCATTCCCCATGACCTGTTCCTCAAAGGCGGGACCATAGAAGTACAAACGGCGCCCCGGAACTAATCCCTGCGCGAAGGCAGCAAAGTTATTCACGCAAAGGCGATCATTTTTTCGAAATTAATTTTTAAATCGATTGCACAATTTTTATCTTGGGAAAAATTTATTACCGGGGATGGGTTTTGTAACTTGCAGAAAGAAAAACAAATTGTATGATTGACACTAAGTATTTTACAGGAATCCAAAAGATTGGTTATGAAGGTCCGGAGTCAGATAATCCGTTGGCTTTCAAGCATTACGACGAGAACCGGGTAATTGCCGGAAAGTCTTTAAAAGAACACCTGCGGTTTGCAGTAGCCTACTGGCATACCTTCTGTAATACCGGAGGGGACCCCTTCGGCCCTGGTACCAAAGCCTTCCCCTGGGATGCGAAGGCAGATGCGGTAGACCGCGCAAAAGACAAGATGGATGCTGCTTTCGAGTTTATTTCCAAGATCGGCATTCCTTATTATTGCTTTCATGACATTGACCTGGTGGATGAAGGGTCCTCGGTGGCCGAATATGAACGGCGCCTTCGCGCCATTGTGGATCATGCAAAGGAAAAACAGGCGCAAACCGGTATTAAACTCTTATGGGGCACGGCCAATGTTTTTTCCAATCCCCGCTATATGAACGGCGCGGCTACCAATCCGGATTTTTCAGCGGTAGCTTATGCAGGCGCGCAAGTTAAAAACGCCATAGACGCTACCATTGAGCTGGGAGGCGAAAATTATGTTTTCTGGGGCGGCCGCGAAGGTTATATGAGCCTGCTGAATACCAATATGAAAAGGGAACTGGAACATATGGGCCGTTTCCTGGGGATGGCAAGGGATTATGCCCGCAAACAAGGGTTCAAGGGAACTTTTCTTGTGGAACCCAAGCCCTGCGAACCTACCAAACACCAATATGACTACGATTCAGCCACGGTGATCGGTTTCCTGAACCAGCATGGCCTCGAAAAGGATTTCCAGCTGAATATCGAAGTCAATCACGCTACCCTGGCCGGACATACGTTCCAGCATGAATTACAGGTAGCAGCCGATGCAGGAATGCTGGGCAGCATTGACGCAAACCGGGGCGATTACCAGAACGGCTGGGATACGGACCAGTTCCCTACTGACCTGAACGAACTGACCGAAGCAGCGCTGATCATCCTGGAAGCAGGCGGTTTCAAAACGGGCGGTGTTAACTTTGACGCCAAGACCCGCCGGAACTCGACCGACCTCGAAGATATCTTCCATGCCCACATCGGCGGAATGGATGCCTTTGCGAGGGCTTTTATTACCGCTGACCGGATCCTTTCCGCTTCCCCCTCAAAAAAATGAAACAGGAGCGCTATGCCTCTTTTGATTCTGGAAAAGGAAAAGCCTTTGAAGACGGGCAGCTGAGCCTGGAAGACCTTCGGAACCATGCGGCTGAACAGGGAGAGCCCGCCCTTACGAGCGGCAGGCAGGAATTATATGAAAATATAATAAACCAATACATATAAAAACTCTATTACAATGTCCAAAAAACAGATAAAGCCCGTCCTGGCAACTATCCTGGCAGGAATGGGCCTGCTTGCAACAATGATCTCCTGCACCTCTTCTACGGGCGGCCAGAAAGACGACGGCTGGGTTGACCTTTTTAACGGGAAGGACCTGAGCGGCTGGGAACAGGTGAACGGCACGGCGGAATACCGCGTGGAAAACGGGGAAATTGTAGGCACTACCGTTACGGGCAGTCCGAATAGCTTCCTGGCTACCGACCGGGAGTACGGGGACTTCATCCTGGAACTGGAATTCATGGTAGATTCCACGATCAATTCCGGCATCCAGTTCAGAAGCATTCACGATAGTTCGGTGATGAAGGGCCGGGTACACGGTTACCAGTTTGAACTGGATCCTTCAGACCGTGCCTGGTCCGCGGGGATTTATGACGAGGCCCGCCGCGGATGGCTTTACCCCCTTTCCCTGAATCCCGAAGCGCAGGGAGCTTTTAAGCAAGGGGAATGGAACAAAGCCCGCATCGAGTGCATTGGCAGTTCCATCCGTACCTGGCTGAACGGCGTACCGGCGGCTAACCTTCAGGATGACCTCACCCTGAGCGGCCTCATTTGCCTCCAGGTGCATTCCATTGGAAACAATGAAAATGAAGTGGGTAAAGAGATCCGCTGGCGCAATATCCGGATCAAAACTGAAAACCTTCAGCCTTCGGCGCCCGATGATATTTTCGTAGTGAATAACTTGCCGAACTCGATTTCCGAACAGGAAAAAGCGCAGGGATGGACGCTGCTCTGGGACGGCAAAACCACCGAAGGCTGGAGAGGCGCTCACAAGGAAACATTTCCCGAATCTGGCTGGACCATTAAAGAAGGCGTACTTTGCGTGGAAGAATCCGATGGTGCCGAATCCCAGAACGGCGGTGATATTGTGACCACCGGCGAGTACAGTACTTTCGAACTCCAGCTTGATTTTAAACTTACCGAAGGCGCCAACAGCGGCATTAAATACTTTGTTACCGAAAATTACGACGTAAAAAATGCCTCTGCCATCGGGCTGGAATACCAGCTGCTGGATGACAAGAATCATCCGGACGCGAAAATGGGACGCAACGGCAATCGCACGCTGGCTTCCCTGTATGACCTGATCAAAGCCGACAAGGAAGGGCGCTTCGTACGCGGGCCGGGAGAATGGAACCATGCCCGCCTCGTCGTAAACCCCGACAATAAGGTGGAACACTGGCTCAACGGCAGGAAAGTAGTGGAATACGTACGCGGATCCCAGGAATTCCGCGACCTGGTCGCTATCAGCAAATACAAGGACTGGGAAAATTTCGGGGAAGCCGAAAAAGGGCATATCCTGATCCAGGACCACGGCAACAACGTTTGCTTTAAAAGCATTAAGATCAGGGAGCTGAAGTAAGAAAACCAAAATGACAGTAAGAAGAAGAGATTTTATCAAAACCTCAGCGCTGGCGGGCGCCGGAATTGGCTTGGGCGCGCTTAATTTCCCGCTGTTTGGCAAAAACGCACCGAATGAAAAGCTGGTGGCCGGCATCATGGGAACCAACAGCCGCGGTGGCCACCTGGCCGGCGTGCTGGCCGGAATGGACGGAGTGGAAGTAGGTTATATTTGCGACGTGGAAGAAAAAGCACTAGCCAAAGGCGTAAAGGCGGTGACCGATAAAGGCGGCAAAGCTCCTAAAACCTTTTCCGACGTCCGGAAGCTGCTGGAAGAAAAGGCGCTGGACGTGCTGGTGATCGCCGCTCCCGACCATTGGCATGCACCTGCAGCTATTCTTGCCTGTCAGGCCGGGAAACACGTATATGTGGAAAAGCCCTGCTCGCAAAATCCTTTTGAAGGGGAACTACTTATTGAAGCTTCCCGTAAGTACGATAAGTTCGTGCAAATGGGAAACCAGCGCCGTTCCTGGGATAAAATAATGGAAGCCATCGGGCTGGTCCACGAAGGGATTATCGGGAAAGCCTACTTTGCGCGCGGCTGGTATGCGAATAACCGGGGGCCCATTAACTTTGGCAAGGAGGTTCCGGCGCCACCCAATCTGGACTGGGACTTGTGGCAGGGGCCTGCCCCGCGTAAAAACTATCGCGATAACATCGTACACTATAACTGGCATTGGTTCTGGCACTGGGGTACCGGGGAAGCCTGCAATAACGGGACGCATGAAATAGATTGCATGCGCTGGGCCCTTGATGTAGATTATCCTACCAAGGTCGTATCCGCCGGAGGGCGCTACCAGTACCGTGGCCAGGATGACTGGCAAACCACCGATACCCAGGTGATCAGCATTGAGTTCGGAGAAGAAAAAGCCCTTACCTGGGAAGGCCGCAGCTGCAATAAATTCCCCGTACAGGGAAGCGGCAGGGGTTTTATCGTTTACGGTGAAAAAGGCACGCTGGTAACCGACGGCGGAAACAGCTACGAATTCTATGACCAGGACAATAAACTGATCAAAAAGAAGGAATCATCCGACAAGGCCGATTCAACGAACGTGGTAAGCCCCGGCGGGGCAGGCCTGGATGCCGTACATCTTAATAATTTCCTGGAAACCGTCCGCGGCAACGCCTCACTCCATTCTGATATTGAAGAAGGGCATAAAAGCGTGCTTCTATGCCACCTTGGCAATATTTCTCAGCGTGTGGGCCGCGCGCTTCACCTGGATCCGTCCAATGGCCATATTAAAGGAGACAAAGAAGCCATGAAGCTATGGCAGCGCTCTTACGAAAAAGGATGGAACCCGAATGTGTAAACCCTAATCTTTATAATTATGAATGCTAAGAATACCTCCAGGAGACAATTCATCAGGCTGTCGGCAGCCGGCGGCGCCGGCTTTATGATGGGCGCCATGGGTTTCTCCAAAAGCAGCTACGCACGCATCCTGGGCGCTAATGACCGGGTGAACGTAGGCGTTGTAGGCTTTTCAGACCGGTTCAGGTCTTCCCTCCTGCCCTCCTTCGTTTCATCCAGCAAGGAGCTGAACTTTGATATAATTGCGGTATCGGACATCTGGAACCGCAGACGGGAAGAAGGGAAAGCGCAGATCGCCGAAAAGATCGGCCATTCCGTACAGGCCTGCGTAAACAATGAGGAATTATACAAAATAAAGGACCTGGACGCGGTAATCATTGCTACCGCGGACTTTCAGCATGCCTATCATACGGTAGAGGCCATAGAAAACAACTGCGATGTCTATTGCGAAAAACCTTTCGCCGAGACCATGGCCGACGCCAAAGCAGCGTTGAAGGCGGTGAAGGGCTCTGACAGGGTATTCCAGGTAGGCACCCAGCGCCGTAGCGGCTCCAATTATCACGCAGCCGCCAATTTCATCCAGGATGGGAAGTTTGGCCCTATCACCATCGTGGAAATGTCCTGGAACGTAAACCAGCCCGGACGCTGGCGCCGCCCGGAACTGGTAGCTGCCATCAGGGAATCCGATACCGATTGGGGCAGGTACCTGGTGAGCCGTCCAAAAGATACATGGGATCCGCGAAAATACCTTGAGTATCGCCTTTTCTGGCCTTATTCCTCCGGGATCTTCGGGCAGTGGATGACACACCAGATAGATACCGTTCACTGGTTCAGCGGTTTGAAACATCCACGCAACGTGGTAGCCAACGGCGGTATTTACCAGTGGAAAGATGGGCGCAGCAATGCCGATACGCTCACAGCCGTATTTGAGTACGGCCCGGAAGACCAGCCTGACACCGGCTTCCAGGTTGTCTACAGCTCCCGTTTCCATAATTCGGCCGGGGGCATCAAGGAATTATATTATTCCAACGGCGGCATGATAGACATTGACAATAATAAGGTATCCCCCAACGGAGGATTGCAGGAAAACCATGCAAGCGCTATGGGAATGAAACCAAATCTGCTCCCGGAAATAGAACTGGCCTCCGAGGCCCAGAAAGTGGAGACGGCCGCCAATACCGGCGGTGACTCTCTTACCTGGTCCCATGTACGGAACTGGATGGAATGCGTACGTGCCCGGGAAAAGGCCACCAACGCACCCATCGAAGCGGCATATTCGCATTCTATTGCGCTGATTATGGCCAATGCCGCTTACCGTACCGGCGAAAAAGCGACTTTCGACGAAAAGAAACAGGAAGTCATGGCCGGCAACAAGCTATTCGTTTACTAGTACTTTCGGATAATTAAGAATTCAGCCCCGTTTGGGGCTTTTTATTGACATAAACTCAAAAAATTCAGCACTTTTTTGTTACTTTGCAGGGCAGAATCGTGTTCGTTAACAAAATAAAAATCTCCCGACAATATGAACCCCAGTCAGGCTTTGGAAAATTTCAACCAGGATGTTGTTGCCAAGTACCAGATTTACAATAGCCTGTTCCTGACATTACCATTTAAGGATGTTGCCAATACGGCCGTTATATTACCCTTGCTTGCCAGTCATTGTGAGAATGGTTTTGAAAAGGGAAAAAATCCAAGGCAGATCATTGATGATTTTTTCAGCCAGCATACAGGGCTGAAAACCGAAAAAGAAAAAATTGACGTTCTCTTCCGTTTTATCCAGTTCATTGAACGGCAGGTGGTGCTTTTTGATTCCATCGAAGATGCCGCTTTTTCCAATGTGAATGACCTGGAAGGCGTAGGCAGCCTGCGCTACCTTTTCACGGAAACCCAGCAAAAAAAACGCGTAGACCAGCTCAAGAATAAGATGGAGGACTTCAAAGTCCGCCTGGTGCTTACCGCTCATCCTACCCAGTTTTACCCTGGAGCTGTACTTGGCATCATTACCGACCTGGCGCAAGCCATCAAGGAAAATGACCTGACTTCTATTAACCTGCTCCTTCAGCAATTGGGCAAGACACCTTTTTTCAAAAAGGAACAGCCTACGCCCTATGATGAAGCGATAAGCCTTATTTGGTACCTGGAGAATATTTTTTACAAGGCGATCGGCAATATTTACAGGGAAATAAAATCGCATATGCCCGAAGACGGCGAAAGCGTAACCGTGAACAATATTTTTGACCTTGGTTTCTGGCCGGGCGGCGACCGGGACGGCAATCCTTACGTGGACGCCGAAACCTCCCTGCGCGTAGCCGACAGCCTCCGCGTGGCCGTACTGAAATGCTATAGCCGCGATCTGCGCCGGCTCAGAAGAAGGCTGACCTTCAACCAGGTTGACAAAGTAATTGGCGAGCTGGAAGAAAAGATGTACGACATTTCTTTCCTGCAGAAAGACCCCTCCATCCTCCCGACAGACGAGCTGTTTCAAAAGCTGCTGGAGATACGGGACATTGTCATAAGACAGCATAATTCCCTGTTCATAGATCAGCTGGACAGCCTCATCAGCAAAGTAAGGCTGTTCGGTTATCATTTTGCTACGCTGGATATACGCCAGGACAGCCGGGTACATCACCAGGTGTTGCTGAACATCAT is a window from the Anseongella ginsenosidimutans genome containing:
- a CDS encoding Gfo/Idh/MocA family oxidoreductase — its product is MTVRRRDFIKTSALAGAGIGLGALNFPLFGKNAPNEKLVAGIMGTNSRGGHLAGVLAGMDGVEVGYICDVEEKALAKGVKAVTDKGGKAPKTFSDVRKLLEEKALDVLVIAAPDHWHAPAAILACQAGKHVYVEKPCSQNPFEGELLIEASRKYDKFVQMGNQRRSWDKIMEAIGLVHEGIIGKAYFARGWYANNRGPINFGKEVPAPPNLDWDLWQGPAPRKNYRDNIVHYNWHWFWHWGTGEACNNGTHEIDCMRWALDVDYPTKVVSAGGRYQYRGQDDWQTTDTQVISIEFGEEKALTWEGRSCNKFPVQGSGRGFIVYGEKGTLVTDGGNSYEFYDQDNKLIKKKESSDKADSTNVVSPGGAGLDAVHLNNFLETVRGNASLHSDIEEGHKSVLLCHLGNISQRVGRALHLDPSNGHIKGDKEAMKLWQRSYEKGWNPNV
- a CDS encoding Gfo/Idh/MocA family protein, coding for MNAKNTSRRQFIRLSAAGGAGFMMGAMGFSKSSYARILGANDRVNVGVVGFSDRFRSSLLPSFVSSSKELNFDIIAVSDIWNRRREEGKAQIAEKIGHSVQACVNNEELYKIKDLDAVIIATADFQHAYHTVEAIENNCDVYCEKPFAETMADAKAALKAVKGSDRVFQVGTQRRSGSNYHAAANFIQDGKFGPITIVEMSWNVNQPGRWRRPELVAAIRESDTDWGRYLVSRPKDTWDPRKYLEYRLFWPYSSGIFGQWMTHQIDTVHWFSGLKHPRNVVANGGIYQWKDGRSNADTLTAVFEYGPEDQPDTGFQVVYSSRFHNSAGGIKELYYSNGGMIDIDNNKVSPNGGLQENHASAMGMKPNLLPEIELASEAQKVETAANTGGDSLTWSHVRNWMECVRAREKATNAPIEAAYSHSIALIMANAAYRTGEKATFDEKKQEVMAGNKLFVY